A stretch of the Arachis stenosperma cultivar V10309 chromosome 6, arast.V10309.gnm1.PFL2, whole genome shotgun sequence genome encodes the following:
- the LOC130932555 gene encoding COP9 signalosome complex subunit 3: MDPMEALVAQIQGLSSTPGDIARLHIILKQAEDSLRAESTRLSPVLGQLAPSEHSLGFLYVLDAFTSGQISKQQAETSVPIITGFINACNAEQIRLAPEKFVLVCKRLKDQVMMLEAPIRGIGPLLTAARKLQLSTEHLTPLHSDFLMLCVLAKCYKTGLSILEDDIFEVDQPRDLFLYCYYGGMICIGLKRFQKALDLLHNVVTAPMSTLNAIAVEAYKKYILVSLIHHGQWQLSTSLPKYASSVAQRSLKNFCQPYIELANSYGTEKIAELEAYVQTNTEKFENDNNLGLVKQVVLSMYKRNIQRLTQTYLTLSLQDIANTVQLNSPKEAEMHVLQMIQDGEIYATINQRDGMVRFLEDPEQYKTCEMIENIDSSIQRIMALSRKLSAMDEQISCDQLYLSKVGRERQRYDFDDFDVPTKFNI; encoded by the exons ATGGACCCTATGGAAGCTCTTGTTGCCCAAATCCAAGGGTTGTCGAGCACCCCTGGAGACATCGCACGCCTCCACATCATTCTCAAGCAAGCTGAGGACTCGCTCCGTGCTGAGTCGACTCGGTTGTCCCCCGTTCTCGGCCAACTCGCTCCCTCCGAGCACTCCCTTGGTTTTCTCTATGTCCT AGATGCGTTCACATCTGGTCAGATTTCAAAGCAGCAAGCTGAGACATCAGTTCCTATCATTACTGGGTTTATTAATGCTTGCAATGCAGAGCAAATTCGGTTGGCGCCGGAAAAGT TCGTATTGGTATGCAAGAGACTCAAAGACCAAGTAATGATGCTTGAAGCTCCCATTCGTGGCATTGGTCCCTTGTTAACCGCTGCTAGGAAACTTCAGTTGTCCACCGAACACTTGACTCCTTTGCACTCGGACTTTCTTATGCTTTGTGTGTTGGCAAAATGCTATAAAACTGGCCTATCAATATTGGAGGATGACATTTTTGAAGTTGATCAGCCGAGAGACCTTTTCCTCTACTGTTACTATGG AGGCATGATATGCATTGGACTGAAACGATTTCAAAAGGCATTGGACCTTCTGCATAAT GTAGTAACTGCTCCAATGTCTACATTGAATGCTATAGCTGTTGAAgcttataaaaaatatatattggtTTCTCTCATTCATCATGGACAG TGGCAGCTATCTACAAGCCTTCCTAAATATGCCTCGTCAGTTGCTCAGAGAAGCCTAAAGAACTTCTGTCAG CCTTATATCGAATTGGCAAATAGTTATGGCACAGAGAAAATTGCAGAATTAGAGGCTTATGTCCAGACAAATACAGAGAAGTTTGAAAAT GACAACAATCTTGGGTTGGTTAAGCAGGTTGTATTGTCCATGTATAAGCGAAATATTCAAAGATTGACCCAGACATACTTGACCCTTTCTCTCCAAGATATTGCCAACACAGTTCAGTTAAATAGTCCCAAGGAAGCAGAGATGCACGTACTACAAATG ATTCAAGACGGTGAAATATATGCAACAATTAACCAGAGGGATGGAATGGTTAGATTCTTAGAGGATCCTGAACAGTATAAAACTTGTGAGATGATTGAGAATATTGATTCATCAATCCAGAG GATAATGGCATTATCAAGGAAACTAAGTGCAATGGATGAACAAATTTCATGCGACCAGTTATACTTATCTAAG GTGGGAAGGGAGCGGCAAAGATACGACTTTGATGACTTCGATGTTCCAACAAAATTCAACATTTAA
- the LOC130933545 gene encoding protein TPLATE, whose protein sequence is MDILFAQIQADLRSNDALRQSGALLQALQQSAAGRDIAVIAKTAVEEIVAAPASAVCKKLAFDLIRSTRLTPDLWETVCSGIRADFRFPDPDVTAAAVSILAAIPSYRLARLIADCNKEISECFDSPSDNLRFSVTETLGCVLARDDLVILCENNVGLLDRVSAWWTRIGANMLDRADVVSKVAFDSVGRLFSEFSSKRMSRLAGDKLVDSENSLAIRSTWVSSMVDFVWKKRRALMARSLILPVENFRSTVLPIVYSVKAVASGSVEVIRKLSKASRGASGGSSDQIDSNAEKLVGVSDVVTHLAPFLVSSLEPALIYEVGINMLYLADVPGGKTEWASQSIIAILTLWDRQEFASARESIVRAVVTNLHLLDLHMQVSLFKRLLLMVRNLRAESDRMHALACICRTALCVDLFAKESVRRGQKPLAGTDIASLFEDARVSDDLNSITSKSIFREELVASLVESCFQLSLPLPEQNNTGMESRVIGALAYGTGYGALNWTEPALEVVEVCRPCVKWDCDGRTYAIDCYLKLLVRLCCIYDTRGGVKRVKDGASQDQILNETRLQNLQRELVKDLREVTTPRILARLIWAITEHIDIEGLDPLLADDPDDPLNVIISNIHKVLFNVDSTAEATNRIQDVQAVLISAQRLGSRHPRAGQLLTKELEEYRSHASADSVSKHQCRFILQKIKYASSHPDSRWAGVTAARGDYPFSHHKLTVQFYEASAAQDRKLEGLVHKAILEVWRPDPSELTLFLTKGFDSTLLKVPPTAITLTGSSDPCYVEGYHLTDSSDGRITLHLKVLNLTELELNRVDVRVGLSGALYYMDGSSQAVRQLRNLVSQDPVLCSVTVGVSHFERCALWVQVLYYPFYGSGAVGDYEGDYAEEDPQIMRQKRSLRPELGEPVILRCLPYKIPLTEMLLPHQISPVEFFRLWPSLPAIVEYTGTYTYEGSGFKATAAQQYGTSPFLSGLKSLSSKPFHKVCSHIIRTVAGFELCYFAKTWHGGFLGMMIFGASEVSRNVDLGDETTTMLCKFVVRASDSSITKEIGSDLQGWLDDLTDGGVEYMPEDEVKAAAAERLRISMERLALLKAAQPRKTAKSDDEESEDDDRKEKKDGEDDDKKKGPSTLSKLTAEEAEHHALQAAVLQEWHMLCKDRTTEVN, encoded by the exons ATGGACATCCTGTTCGCCCAGATCCAGGCGGACCTCCGCTCCAACGACGCCCTCCGCCAGTCCGGAGCCCTCCTCCAGGCTCTTCAGCAGTCCGCCGCCGGCCGTGACATCGCCGTCATAGCAAAAACCGCAGTCGAGGAGATCGTCGCCGCCCCTGCCTCCGCCGTCTGCAAGAAGCTCGCCTTCGACCTCATCCGCTCCACTCGCCTCACTCCCGACCTCTGGGAAACCGTCTGCTCCGGCATCCGTGCTGACTTCCGCTTCCCTGATCCTGACGTCACCGCCGCTGCCGTCTCTATCCTCGCCGCCATCCCTTCCTACCGCCTCGCTCGCCTCATCGCCGATTGCAATAAGGAGATCTCCGAATGCTTCGATTCCCCAAGCGACAATCTCCGATTCTCCGTCACAGAGACCCTCGGCTGCGTCCTCGCCCGCGACGACCTCGTTATCCTCTGCGAAAACAACGTTGGACTCCTCGACAGGGTGTCCGCCTGGTGGACCCGGATCGGCGCCAACATGCTCGACCGGGCTGACGTCGTTTCCAAGGTCGCCTTTGACTCTGTCGGCCGCCTCTTCTCCGAATTCAGCTCCAAGCGGATGAGTCGCCTCGCTGGCGACAAGCTTGTTGACAGCGAGAATTCCCTCGCGATCAGGTCTACTTGGGTGTCCTCCATGGTTGATTTTGTCTGGAAGAAACGAAGGGCGCTCATGGCGAGGTCCTTGATCCTTCCGGTGGAGAATTTCCGGTCCACAGTGCTCCCCATTGTGTATTCGGTTAAGGCTGTGGCTTCTGGCAGCGTCGAGGTTATTCGGAAGCTGTCAAAGGCCTCCAGAGGGGCTAGTGGTGGCAGCAGCGATCAGATTGATTCCAATGCTGAGAAATTGGTGGGTGTTTCGGATGTCGTTACACACTTGGCACCATTCTTGGTTTCGTCATTGGAGCCTGCTTTGATTTACGAGGTTGGGATCAATATGCTGTATCTGGCTGACGTACCTGGAGGGAAGACAGAATGGGCCTCGCAGTCTATTATCGCAATCCTAACGCTGTGGGACAGGCAGGAGTTTGCCTCTGCTAGAGAGAGTATTGTTAGGGCAGTTGTTACCAATCTTCATCTCCTTGATCTTCACATGCAG GTGTCACTGTTCAAGAGGCTACTTTTGATGGTGAGAAACTTGAGGGCAGAATCAGATCGGATGCATGCTTTGGCATGTATATGTAGAACAGCTCTTTGTGTTGACCTATTTGCCAAGGAAAGTGTCCGAAGAGGGCAGAAACCTCTGGCTGGAACTGATATTGCTTCTCTTTTTGAGGATGCCAGAGTCAGTGACGATCTTAACAGTATTACAAGTAAAAGCATATTTAGGGAGGAGTTAGTTGCATCACTAGTGGAAAGTTGCTTTCAGCTGTCCCTGCCTTTGCCTGAACAAAATAACACGGGAATGGAGAGCAGGGTTATTGGAGCTTTGGCATATGGAACTGGCTATGGTGCATTAAATTGGACGGAACCTGCTTTAGAAGTGGTGGAAGTTTGTCGGCCTTGTGTTAAATGGGATTGTGATGGCCGAACCTATGCCATTGACTGCTACTTGAAGTTGCTTGTTAGATTATGTTGCATTTATGACACAAGGGGTGGTGTAAAAAGAGTCAAAGATGGAGCTTCTCAAGACCAAATTTTGAATGAGACTAGATTGCAAAACTTGCAACGTGAACTTGTGAAGGACTTGCGCGAG GTGACTACCCCAAGAATATTGGCCCGTCTTATTTGGGCTATTACAGAGCACATAGATATAGAGGGACTGGATCCACTCCTAGCAGATGATCCAGATGATCCTCTTAATGTCATTATATCAAATATTCACAAAGTTCTATTCAATGTTGATTCAACTGCTGAAGCAACCAATAGAATTCAAGATGTACAAGCAGTTCTAATATCTGCTCAGCGGTTGGGATCACGCCATCCTAGGGCTGGGCAGTTACTTACCAAAGAACTTGAAGAGTATAGGAGCCATGCTTCAGCTGATTCTGTCAGCAAGCATCAATGCCGTTTTATATTGCAAAAAATCAAATATGCTTCAAGTCATCCAGATTCTAG GTGGGCAGGTGTTACAGCTGCTAGAGGTGACTACCCATTTAGCCACCACAAGTTGACTGTTCAGTTTTATGAAGCATCTGCTGCTCAAGATAGAAAGTTGGAAGGATTGGTTCACAAGGCTATTTTAGAGGTGTGGAGACCTGACCCCAGTGAATTAACCCTTTTCCTCACGAAAGGGTTTGATTCTACTTTACTGAAGGTTCCTCCAACTGCAATTACTTTGACTGGAAGCAGTGATCCCTGCTATGTTGAAGGTTATCATTTAACAGATTCAAGTGATGGGAGGATTACTCTGCATTTAAAG GTCTTAAACTTAACTGAACTTGAATTAAATCGGGTGGATGTACGTGTGGGATTGTCAGGTGCATTGTATTATATGGATGGTTCTTCTCAAGCAGTGCGGCAGTTGCGTAATCTTGTTTCACAG GATCCAGTACTGTGCAGTGTGACAGTTGGTGTTTCCCATTTTGAAAGATGTGCCCTGTGGGTTCAAGTTTTGTATTATCCTTTCTATGGTAGTGGTGCTGTCGGTGACTATGAAGGTGACTATGCCGAAGAGGATCCTCAAATCATGAGACAGAAGAGAAGTTTGAGACCTGAATTAGGCGAACCTGTGATTTTGAGATGTCTTCCTTATAAAATTCCATTGACTGAGATGCTTTTGCCCCATCAAATATCGCCTGTCGAGTTTTTCCGACTGTGGCCCAGTTTGCCAGCTATCGTAGAATACACCGGTACATATACATACGAAGGAAGTGGCTTTAAGGCAACTGCTGCCCAGCAGTATGGCACTTCTCCCTTCTTAAGTGGACTGAAATCCTTATCTTCTAAGCCATTCCACAAAGTTTGTTCTCATATTATCCGCACAGTAGCAGGGTTTGAG TTGTGTTATTTTGCTAAAACATGGCACGGTGGCTTCTTGGGCATGATGATTTTTGGTGCCAGTGAAGTGAGTAGAAATGTCGACTTGGGTGACGAGACAACAACAATGCTGTGCAAGTTTGTTGTGCGAGCATCAGATTCATCTATCACCAAGGAGATTGGATCAGATCTTCAGGGCTGGTTGGATGATCTTACAGATGGGGGCGTGGAGTATATGCCTGAAGATGAAGTGAAAGCAGCTGCTGCTGAGAGGCTTAGGATATCAATGGAAAGGTTAGCATTGTTGAAGGCGGCCCAACCACGAAAGACTGCAAAATCTGATGATGAGGAGAGCGAAGATGATGacaggaaagaaaagaaagatggCGAGGATGATGACAAAAAGAAGGGACCTTCAACGCTGTCGAAGTTAACCGCCGAGGAAGCTGAGCATCATGCTCTTCAGGCAGCAGTGCTACAGGAGTGGCATATGCTATGCAAGGATAGAACCACTGAAGTTAACTAA